The sequence below is a genomic window from Silene latifolia isolate original U9 population chromosome 7, ASM4854445v1, whole genome shotgun sequence.
TCCCATTACCGACCCAGCAGGCTGAGCTCGACAATGGTGGATTCGTAACCCATGGATTATCACATCAGTCACCTGAAAATATCATGGAAATTTAAAATCTTGTTTTGGTCGCGACTGACTGTGACCTAGTTAAGCCAACTAACATCGACAGTTTCTGAAAATATCATGGAAATTTAGAATCTTGTTTTGGTCCGACTGTGACCTAGTTAAGCCAACTAACATCGACAGTTCCTGAAAATATCATGGAAATTTAGAATCTTGTTCTGGTCGCGACTCTGACCTAGTTAAGCCAACTAACATCGACAGTTCCTGAAAATATCATGGAAATTTAGAATCTTGTTCTGGTCACGACTCTGACCTAGTTAAGCCAACTAACATCGATAGTTCCTGAAAATATCATGGAAATTCCTGAAAATATCATGGAAATTTAGAATCTTGTTTTGGTCGCGACTGTGACCTAGTTAAGCCAACTAACATCGACAGTTCCTGAAAATATCATGGAAATTTAGAATTTTGTTTTGATCGCGACTGGACCTAGTTAAGCCAACTAACATCGACAGTTTCTGAATAATGTACCTTATAGAGCAAGATGCAACCACCCCTTGAAATGTGAATACTAGCGCCTCGACCATCAATAGTTGTGAAGCTTCCAACAACCAAAGTCCTTTCAAGCTTGATATTCATATCCTTTTGAAATGTGATCCATACTCTTCCCGGTAGCATACTAACACCATATCGAAGAGTTCCCGGCTTAGGCTTCAAAGGGTCATCACTAGGGTCAGTAACAACATACCTAATTGTCCCTTTACCAATGTTATTGGTCATCTTCCCTGCAAATCCCACCGAACATCTTGCCATTTGTTGTCGTTGCACTTTCCATTTAGGGTTGCGCCGCCAACAAACATCAATAGCATTCAGTTTCGAGAGTGCTGGTTTTTGAGCTAAAGACGACATGGTTTGTACAGCAAGTATTATTGAAAACATAACGAACAAACGAATGGATGAATGATTAGCCATTTTTCTCGGGTTTAAAGAGAGTTTTTGTTAAATGTTTTTGTTCTGAAGAAATTGTTTTCGACGAGGTATTTATTCTAATGAGAATGTCTGTTATGTTGTTATATAGCCAGGGGTTTACAGAGCAATGAACTATTATTAGCAAATTAtcagtttttttttgttttttgtgtgcTGTGATTAATTTGTTGAAACAATGCCTAAAAATAAAGAGAATTCTTGTGTATGTACCGTTTGTCGGGTACACACTTGATAATAATGATCGCTTCCAAATAATATACGTTTATTGAACGTATCTTACAAATATATATTTGATTTATggtaaatacaataataataataatgcttaAGAAAATGGATCATTAAGCCTTGGGAAGTAAGGTGCCCTGTAGAAAGGAAGAGACCATAGTCAATGCTCTCTTAGGTTGATAACTTGGAACTAGATGTCCTGCTCCTCTTACTGTCACAAATGTCAATCCTTCGTACCCGACTACGTATCCTCCAACCTACAACACCATTTCATGTAGTTGAATAAGCATACAAATGACGGAATCTCATAAAGATACGTGACACTGAgataatgttattgttgttaagCTGTCGTATTTTTATTTCCTAGGTGTTTGACCTGTCATATTTTTGTTTTTTCTAATGTTACGATTTCCAAACCCATTAACTAATATTTAACGAGTTAAAAATATTTAAGACCGCACATGTACCTGACTATCGGTGTACCATGGACGCCAGGAAGATTTAATCGGAAGCTTAAGGGTGTTTATGGAGTACTTAGACGATGTAACCGGTACACGTCCATCAACGTCTCCGCTgcaaattaaaattaaactacaTGGTTTAACCATTTGAGAGCTTCATTAGTTACTGTAATTAACTTCAAAAAATTTTAACCTTTATTTACCTGTAAATCCATACACTAATGTTGCTTGCCATGAGGTTCCGAATGACCGGTAACACCGTGTCTGGACTATCTTGCCAATCAAATCCACTGAAATTTCCAATTAATTAGCAATAATTTTTTACTCTGCTTATTATAATTaaacagtaaaaaaaaaagtgaagagaaatgttacaaatgtAAATTTATTAACCTGCAGGACTCCCATTTTGTGTGTTTTACATGCAGAGCTTTCTGAACTTCTTCTGAATTTAAGTAAGTTTCGACATAACTCGAAGCACATGGATCGTATAACTCAACCTGTAAAATTTCAAAGTTATTTGCAGTATAAGAGCTGGCCATCAGGACAGGCTAACCCGGCCCAACCCGCATTGACCCGTTATTTTATGCAACTTGGCCCAGCCTGGCCCGGCCATAGCCCGCCGTTAACCCTGGCCTAGCCCCGGTCCTGAAattccagcccggcccggccTTGGCCTGCCATTTTAGCAATaatagaaaataaaaaaataaaatggtaaggcccgccagcccgACCCGCCTCGGGTCCTGGCCCGGGTCAGGCATATCCCAGCGGCCAGGCCCGCCCCTTCCCCCTGGCCTTGTTCGGGTCTGACCAGGAGAGCCCGGCCCGAGTACAGGTCTAAGTATAACCAATTTTCGTAAGGACTCGTAGTTGAACCTAAATCTGTACTCGGGTTGGGCTGGCTAGGGTGCGGGCCGGGCTCTCCTGGTCAGACCCGGGCAGGCTTGGCCGGGCTGGAATATGCTTGACCCGAGCCAGGGCCTGGTGTGGGCCAAAGGCGGGCCGGGCTAGCAGgcctaaccttttttatttttgctaaaatgcGGGCCGAGCTGGAATTTTAGGACTTGGGCCAGGCCAAGCCAGGCAAACGGCAGGCCAATGCCGGGCCGGGTTAGCCCGTGCTGATGGTCAGGTCTAGTTAATTAGATTTGACCGCGAAATAGGTCGGTCAATGTGGCCTGATCTCAGTTGTTTTGAAAACGGCTGCAATGCGATATCCCCTAATTTAATACCGTGATTTTAATTGAATGTGAGTATGTGACGTACCGAATCAAGAATATAGGCTTCTTGATGCCCGGTATTTAGACAAACTGGAGCGTAGATGTTGTAAATGTCGATACTCCCTACTTCTTCACTAGCTGTTTCAATGGCATTATAGCAATCTTGGGAAGTCGTTGCGTCCGAAAAATTACAATACTTGACGACTTGGGCATGTGCTTCATCCGAAAACATAGCATGACTCCAAAAGAAATCGTACATTCCTGCTGTATTTGTTACATCGTCTATCCATGCATTTCCTATCTGCAAATATCGAGACAACATATATCATTCCtaagaaaaaataataaaattaaacattgagcTCAAAAAATCATGTTGATATGCAACGTATCGACTCACATGTAATGTTTCGCACCTAGTCATGACAAAAATGACATGTTTGATTAACATGGTTACGTTAAAAATGATATACTATCAGACCGAAAACAAACTACATAATTTATAACTTCAAAAATAACTAGAGAATGCAGTATATTATGATTTATGACAAAAGCTGAAATAAAATTGGAATGGAGAGAATAGTCGATATAACCAATATAATCGCACTATAGACTAGAAAAACAAACAAGTCGATATAACCAATATAATCGGCATATATCACTTACGTTTAAAATGATATACTATCAGACCCAAAACAAACTACCCCATATACCAGAAATTTATAACTTCAAAAATAACTAGAAAGCGTAGTATATTATGACAGAAGCTGAAATAAAATTGGAATGGAGAGAATAGTTGATAAAGTGAGACGTACGTACCGCAATGCCTTTGAGGTTAATATGAGTAAGATTTGTATGTTTATTGTTTTCAAGAATTGTATATGCAAGTTGAGGTACATAATGACCAGCATAACTTTCTCCAGTTAAATAGAAATCCCTAGTTTTATACTCAGGGAATCTCTCTAACCAATTGATTAGAAAAGTGTAAGCATCTTTTGCAGTGCTTGTATCTCCTGTTTGTTCATATACTGTTGATGCATTTCCGTACGAGAATCCTACTCCTGCTGGAGATTCCAAGAATATCACATTTGCCACTGTCATTTTGCACATATTCGAGTCGTTATTAGTGGCGGTTTGACCAATACGATATTCAGTTAGCACTTAGTCTCCTGTAAAGTTATTTTAACACCTCAAGTAGTTTAGCCTTGTTTGGCAAACAACATAAGCAGATTCATGATAACGGATAACAATAGTAGAATACGGTTAGCAGGTTTAGGTAGCAGGTTTGACCAATACGATATTCAGTTAGTCTCCTGTAAGATTATTTTAACACCTCAAGTAATTTAGCCTTGTTTGGCAAACAGCATAAGCAGATTCATGATAACGGATAACAATAGTAGAATACGGTTAGCAGATTTCGGTAGCAGGTTTGACCAATACGATATTCAGTTAGTCTCCTGTAAGATTATTTTAACACCTCAAGTAGTTTAGCCTTGTTTGGCAAACATCATAAGCAGATTCATGATAGTGGATAACAATAGCATAGTATGGTTAGCATATTTCGGTAGCAGGTTTGACTATCAAATAAATTAGCAGAATTAGAAAATGGTGTTTGATAATTAGCAGATTTTAAAATAATTAGAATGGTTTCAGGAATAAAGTGGATATGTTAATGCAATATGCTGCTATTAGTAGCATATTCAAAAACAGTAGATTCCGACCAATATGCTATCAGAATACGGCGTTTACCAAACACATGAAAATAGTAGATTGCTTGGTCAAACTACTAATTAGGACGGAATCTACTAATTTTGCTCAATATGTTATTTACCAAACAAGGCATAACTAGTAAAAGGGTGCCTCAGTACCAATACCCTAAATCCGTCTCTAATTCTAACGAGTTGATATATACCAAATTACCAATACATACCATTATTCCATGAATATGGATTTCGGTATAGTGTTTTCCCATCACTTTTGACTCGGAAAGGTCCTAATTCTAACAATCCTCCGTTGCCAAATGATGAGCATCCCGGTCCTGAAAATAACACACAGATCGACACAATAATTGCATATATGATTACGACTTACGAGTAATTTACAAGTTAATGAATTGCTTTTCGGCTTTGTGCTTagacaaaatctcatttgtgacggtatGTACATGCATACAACCGGCTCACATCATGAATTCATGATATTACACATGTTATTTCACTAATAAGTTAACGCATTTGATTGTATATATATACATCGTTCTCATACAAGACTAATCGATTGTAGAGATTATAGTAAGGCTAATCAAGTTAGACaattacaataatataaaagcCAGCTTTACATCATGGTAGGTACCCATTCTATAATGTTACCTTTATTTTGTATGATTTCTAAAGTCCAATCAATTAAGTTTTGCTTTCCACTAAGGCCACCATAGCACGTTATTTGGCTTTTGAACGAATTGGAATCAAGTGCAATAATAACGAGTGATGTACGTGATAACATTTTGAAAATGAATTAtcattaaaaataaattatttcaAGATAAACCTATAAAAAAAATGTGTCACAATTAAGTTGACCGCGACTAttaatcatcaaaataaaataaaataaaataaaataaatagcaaGAGAAAATTGAGTGTTTGTTGAAGAATTATACGAGTAATTTGTCTTTAAAAAatcgtcaaaaatatatttaaacaGGCTACTGCTGATCATAATTCATAAATACGGAGTGCTTGTGTAACACTACTTTATAAAGGTACGATGTTAAGACAGATTAGTTTAATAGCTACGTATTATTCACTGTTGGTTAACACAATATTTACGTAAAACCGTCTTATAAGACA
It includes:
- the LOC141591603 gene encoding serine carboxypeptidase 1-like, giving the protein MKPYNSLFLTLYVSILLTILNTNNATNQATNLDRLLKSKRLKNNPSFASSWATLPAHSKAGHHTVHVSPQNGLKEADMITSLPGQPASIDFNQYAGYVSLGPASEKALFYYFAESPHNSSSKPLVLWLNGGPGCSSFGNGGLLELGPFRVKSDGKTLYRNPYSWNNVANVIFLESPAGVGFSYGNASTVYEQTGDTSTAKDAYTFLINWLERFPEYKTRDFYLTGESYAGHYVPQLAYTILENNKHTNLTHINLKGIAIGNAWIDDVTNTAGMYDFFWSHAMFSDEAHAQVVKYCNFSDATTSQDCYNAIETASEEVGSIDIYNIYAPVCLNTGHQEAYILDSVELYDPCASSYVETYLNSEEVQKALHVKHTKWESCSGFDWQDSPDTVLPVIRNLMASNISVWIYSGDVDGRVPVTSSKYSINTLKLPIKSSWRPWYTDSQVGGYVVGYEGLTFVTVRGAGHLVPSYQPKRALTMVSSFLQGTLLPKA